A single region of the Amphiprion ocellaris isolate individual 3 ecotype Okinawa chromosome 4, ASM2253959v1, whole genome shotgun sequence genome encodes:
- the micall2b gene encoding protein-methionine sulfoxide oxidase mical2b isoform X2: MSAVKALQQWCRVQCDGYRDVSITNMTTSFRDGLAFCALIHKHRPDLINFDSLKKENVYDNNKLAFSVAEEQLGIPALLDAEDMVALKVPDRLSILTYVSQYYNYFHGRSPIGGMGGIKRPADAPTDEPSGKKNQPVTSKVFPPSKPTRENSPPPSSNITRPAPSPKQNRSTAKDVLVDKSHQTGTLSNKCVSCNKHVHLVQRHLVDGKLYHRSCAKLLSPTTAPLLNLPTNTNISKFTPLPDSSKTSTPAPTHTPSRLGPSWLTQKPSTPPSVSSTVSASSPSQPASGRSPAAKESPTALVSKPAASRDTTVTTTTSISSRPTAAPRTSTTAAKTLQSKLKFFQSDKTANDEEKKTSVINIDINKGQNAGGKTQEAKGGQAVTVVVSAVGTRKKDANESLDKVGDKAQVSGVGVKVSPKQEDSGTNKAKASAVAIISKKLAEENNNNNSKPSWTAVALKKTEKPQAQVETPKKETEGVRGRVRLKADRSILEDLVSPDPPKSAPIPASRTGLRAKTPESRDTKLRSASPNTSASENESPADWRSMLKPVAKETKPAGPSQSSTKPCPNGAGKTSELSVGPSSSSSHLPSPSICVTPAASKGVQNGQKEQTANGIKSELKVSKMKPDYIPKEEIIKELQGIEDNLNELEKRGVELEVKLRRSEEEGDDDSLMDELMVEWFNLIRNKQVAMRRESELVYIGRTQDLEEEQPNVEQELRRLMEKPEHLKTAGDRKKEKQLMDKLVEIVNDRNAIVDGLDEDRLREEEEDEQLNMMMMNFKSCCSCLFIGCTWEKDKGLNRGGISRDN; this comes from the exons CAATTTTGATTCtctgaaaaaggaaaatgtctATGACAACAACAAGCTG GCATTCAGTGTTGCAGAAGAGCAACTGGGAATTCCAGCACTGTTGGATGCAGAAGACATGGTGGCTCTTAAGGTTCCTGACCGCCTCAGTATCCTGACATATGTCTCACAATACTACAACTACTTCCATGGACGCTCCCCAA TTGGAGGTATGGGAGGCATCAAGCGTCCGGCTGATGCTCCCACCGATGAGCCGTCTGGGAAGAAGAACCAGCCAGTGACATCTAAGGTGTTCCCTCCCTCTAAACCCACCAGAGAGAACAGCCCTCCACCATCCTCCAACATCACAAGGCCCGCTCCttccccaaaacaaaacagaagtaCAGCAAAG GATGTTCTGGTGGATAAATCCCATCAGACTGGGACGCTGAGTAACAAATGTGTGTCCTGTAACAAGCATGTTCACCTGGTGCAGCGACATCTAGTGGACGGGAAGCTCTATCATAGGAGCTGTGCAAA GTTACTTTCACCTACAACTGCGCCTCTTCTGAATTTGCCCACGAACACCAACATCTCCAAATTCACTCCACTCCCAGactccagtaaaaccagcacACCTGCTCCCACTCACACACCTTCCAGACTGGGACCATCATGGCTGACACAGAAACCCAGCACCCCTCCCAGCGTCTCCAGCACTGTTTCTGCTTCATCTCCTTCCCAACCTGCATCAGGTCGCTCTCCTGCTGCTAAAGAAAGTCCGACAGCTTTGGTGTCCAAACCTGCAGCTTCTCGTGACACTACCGTCACTACAACcacctccatcagcagcagacCCACTGCTGCCCCTCGGACCTCCACTACTGCCGCCAAGACACTCCAGTCTAAGCTCAAGTTCTTCCAATCGGACAAGACTGCTAACGATGAAGAGAAAAAGACCTCAGTCATCAACATAGACATAAATAAAGGTCAGAATGCAGGTGGTAAGACGCAGGAGGCCAAAGGAGGACAGGCTGTTACTGTGGTTGTAAGTGCTGTTGGGACTAGAAAAAAAGATGCGAATGAGAGCCTGGATAAAGTTGGGGATAAAGCTCAAGTAAGTGGTGTTGGTGTGAAAGTGAGTCCAAAACAAGAAGACAGTGGGACTAACAAGGCAAAAGCATCAGCAGTGGCCATCATCTCCAAGAAACTGGCTGAGGagaacaacaataataacagtaaGCCATCGTGGACAGCTGTAGCgctgaagaaaactgaaaa GCCTCAGGCTCAAGTGGAGACACCTAAGAAGGAGACGGAGGGTGTCAGAGGGAGGGTGAGGCTGAAAGCAGATCGGTCAATCCTCGAGGACTTGGTTTCTCCAGATCCCCCGAAATCTGCACCCATTCCGGCCAGCAGGACTGGACTCAGAGCCAAGACTCCAGaaagcagagacacaaagcTTCGCAGCGCATCGCCCAACACATCAG CATCAGAAAATGAGTCTCCTGCAGACTGGAGGTCGATGCTCAAGCCGGTCGCCAAAGAAACCAA ACCTGCTGGTCCTTCACAGTCGTCCACTAAACCATGTCCTAATGGAGCGGGAAAGACTTCAGAGCTCTCGGTTGGAccttcatcatcctcctctcATCTCCCCTCCCCAAGCATTTGTGTTACTCCAGCAGCATCAAAGG gAGTTCAGAATGGTCAGAAGGAGCAAACTGCAAATGGTATCAAGTCCGAGTTGAAGGTTTCCAAG ATGAAGCCAGACTACATTCCCAAAGAGGAGATCATTAAGGAGCTTCAGGGCATTGAAGATAACTTGAATGagctggagaagagaggagtCGAGCTGGAGGTGAAGCTGCGTCGCAGCGAGGAAG aggGTGACGATGACTCTCTCATGGATGAGCTCATGGTTGAGTGGTTCAACTTGATCAGGAACAAGCAGGTGGCCATGCGCCGGGAGTCTGAACTGGTCTACAT TGGAAGAACTCAGGACCTGGAGGAAGAGCAGCCCAATGTTGAGCAAGAGCTCCGGAGACTGATGGAGAAACCAG aacATTTGAAAACAGCCGgggacagaaagaaagaaaagcagctgatGGACAAACTGGTGGAGATTGTCAACGACAGAAACGCGATTGTAGATGGTCTGGACGAGGACAGACTCAG ggaggaagaggaggatgagcagctaaacatgatgatgatgaatttCA
- the micall2b gene encoding protein-methionine sulfoxide oxidase mical2b isoform X3 — protein sequence MSAVKALQQWCRVQCDGYRDVSITNMTTSFRDGLAFCALIHKHRPDLINFDSLKKENVYDNNKLAFSVAEEQLGIPALLDAEDMVALKVPDRLSILTYVSQYYNYFHGRSPIGGMGGIKRPADAPTDEPSGKKNQPVTSKVFPPSKPTRENSPPPSSNITRPAPSPKQNRSTAKDVLVDKSHQTGTLSNKCVSCNKHVHLVQRHLVDGKLYHRSCAKLLSPTTAPLLNLPTNTNISKFTPLPDSSKTSTPAPTHTPSRLGPSWLTQKPSTPPSVSSTVSASSPSQPASGRSPAAKESPTALVSKPAASRDTTVTTTTSISSRPTAAPRTSTTAAKTLQSKLKFFQSDKTANDEEKKTSVINIDINKGQNAGGKTQEAKGGQAVTVVVSAVGTRKKDANESLDKVGDKAQVSGVGVKVSPKQEDSGTNKAKASAVAIISKKLAEENNNNNSKPSWTAVALKKTEKPQAQVETPKKETEGVRGRVRLKADRSILEDLVSPDPPKSAPIPASRTGLRAKTPESRDTKLRSASPNTSASENESPADWRSMLKPVAKETKPAGPSQSSTKPCPNGAGKTSELSVGPSSSSSHLPSPSICVTPAASKGVQNGQKEQTANGIKSELKVSKMKPDYIPKEEIIKELQGIEDNLNELEKRGVELEVKLRRSEEEGDDDSLMDELMVEWFNLIRNKQVAMRRESELVYIGRTQDLEEEQPNVEQELRRLMEKPEHLKTAGDRKKEKQLMDKLVEIVNDRNAIVDGLDEDRLREEEEDEQLNMMMMNFNIKKDKPKKKSPMSKLFGWGGKKEG from the exons CAATTTTGATTCtctgaaaaaggaaaatgtctATGACAACAACAAGCTG GCATTCAGTGTTGCAGAAGAGCAACTGGGAATTCCAGCACTGTTGGATGCAGAAGACATGGTGGCTCTTAAGGTTCCTGACCGCCTCAGTATCCTGACATATGTCTCACAATACTACAACTACTTCCATGGACGCTCCCCAA TTGGAGGTATGGGAGGCATCAAGCGTCCGGCTGATGCTCCCACCGATGAGCCGTCTGGGAAGAAGAACCAGCCAGTGACATCTAAGGTGTTCCCTCCCTCTAAACCCACCAGAGAGAACAGCCCTCCACCATCCTCCAACATCACAAGGCCCGCTCCttccccaaaacaaaacagaagtaCAGCAAAG GATGTTCTGGTGGATAAATCCCATCAGACTGGGACGCTGAGTAACAAATGTGTGTCCTGTAACAAGCATGTTCACCTGGTGCAGCGACATCTAGTGGACGGGAAGCTCTATCATAGGAGCTGTGCAAA GTTACTTTCACCTACAACTGCGCCTCTTCTGAATTTGCCCACGAACACCAACATCTCCAAATTCACTCCACTCCCAGactccagtaaaaccagcacACCTGCTCCCACTCACACACCTTCCAGACTGGGACCATCATGGCTGACACAGAAACCCAGCACCCCTCCCAGCGTCTCCAGCACTGTTTCTGCTTCATCTCCTTCCCAACCTGCATCAGGTCGCTCTCCTGCTGCTAAAGAAAGTCCGACAGCTTTGGTGTCCAAACCTGCAGCTTCTCGTGACACTACCGTCACTACAACcacctccatcagcagcagacCCACTGCTGCCCCTCGGACCTCCACTACTGCCGCCAAGACACTCCAGTCTAAGCTCAAGTTCTTCCAATCGGACAAGACTGCTAACGATGAAGAGAAAAAGACCTCAGTCATCAACATAGACATAAATAAAGGTCAGAATGCAGGTGGTAAGACGCAGGAGGCCAAAGGAGGACAGGCTGTTACTGTGGTTGTAAGTGCTGTTGGGACTAGAAAAAAAGATGCGAATGAGAGCCTGGATAAAGTTGGGGATAAAGCTCAAGTAAGTGGTGTTGGTGTGAAAGTGAGTCCAAAACAAGAAGACAGTGGGACTAACAAGGCAAAAGCATCAGCAGTGGCCATCATCTCCAAGAAACTGGCTGAGGagaacaacaataataacagtaaGCCATCGTGGACAGCTGTAGCgctgaagaaaactgaaaa GCCTCAGGCTCAAGTGGAGACACCTAAGAAGGAGACGGAGGGTGTCAGAGGGAGGGTGAGGCTGAAAGCAGATCGGTCAATCCTCGAGGACTTGGTTTCTCCAGATCCCCCGAAATCTGCACCCATTCCGGCCAGCAGGACTGGACTCAGAGCCAAGACTCCAGaaagcagagacacaaagcTTCGCAGCGCATCGCCCAACACATCAG CATCAGAAAATGAGTCTCCTGCAGACTGGAGGTCGATGCTCAAGCCGGTCGCCAAAGAAACCAA ACCTGCTGGTCCTTCACAGTCGTCCACTAAACCATGTCCTAATGGAGCGGGAAAGACTTCAGAGCTCTCGGTTGGAccttcatcatcctcctctcATCTCCCCTCCCCAAGCATTTGTGTTACTCCAGCAGCATCAAAGG gAGTTCAGAATGGTCAGAAGGAGCAAACTGCAAATGGTATCAAGTCCGAGTTGAAGGTTTCCAAG ATGAAGCCAGACTACATTCCCAAAGAGGAGATCATTAAGGAGCTTCAGGGCATTGAAGATAACTTGAATGagctggagaagagaggagtCGAGCTGGAGGTGAAGCTGCGTCGCAGCGAGGAAG aggGTGACGATGACTCTCTCATGGATGAGCTCATGGTTGAGTGGTTCAACTTGATCAGGAACAAGCAGGTGGCCATGCGCCGGGAGTCTGAACTGGTCTACAT TGGAAGAACTCAGGACCTGGAGGAAGAGCAGCCCAATGTTGAGCAAGAGCTCCGGAGACTGATGGAGAAACCAG aacATTTGAAAACAGCCGgggacagaaagaaagaaaagcagctgatGGACAAACTGGTGGAGATTGTCAACGACAGAAACGCGATTGTAGATGGTCTGGACGAGGACAGACTCAG ggaggaagaggaggatgagcagctaaacatgatgatgatgaatttCA
- the micall2b gene encoding protein-methionine sulfoxide oxidase mical2b isoform X1: MSAVKALQQWCRVQCDGYRDVSITNMTTSFRDGLAFCALIHKHRPDLINFDSLKKENVYDNNKLAFSVAEEQLGIPALLDAEDMVALKVPDRLSILTYVSQYYNYFHGRSPIGGMGGIKRPADAPTDEPSGKKNQPVTSKVFPPSKPTRENSPPPSSNITRPAPSPKQNRSTAKDVLVDKSHQTGTLSNKCVSCNKHVHLVQRHLVDGKLYHRSCAKLLSPTTAPLLNLPTNTNISKFTPLPDSSKTSTPAPTHTPSRLGPSWLTQKPSTPPSVSSTVSASSPSQPASGRSPAAKESPTALVSKPAASRDTTVTTTTSISSRPTAAPRTSTTAAKTLQSKLKFFQSDKTANDEEKKTSVINIDINKGQNAGGKTQEAKGGQAVTVVVSAVGTRKKDANESLDKVGDKAQVSGVGVKVSPKQEDSGTNKAKASAVAIISKKLAEENNNNNSKPSWTAVALKKTEKPQAQVETPKKETEGVRGRVRLKADRSILEDLVSPDPPKSAPIPASRTGLRAKTPESRDTKLRSASPNTSASENESPADWRSMLKPVAKETKPAGPSQSSTKPCPNGAGKTSELSVGPSSSSSHLPSPSICVTPAASKGVQNGQKEQTANGIKSELKVSKMKPDYIPKEEIIKELQGIEDNLNELEKRGVELEVKLRRSEEEGDDDSLMDELMVEWFNLIRNKQVAMRRESELVYIGRTQDLEEEQPNVEQELRRLMEKPEHLKTAGDRKKEKQLMDKLVEIVNDRNAIVDGLDEDRLREEEEDEQLNMMMMNFSECFHHLHRPPAPLSALFISYHNLGVTAT, encoded by the exons CAATTTTGATTCtctgaaaaaggaaaatgtctATGACAACAACAAGCTG GCATTCAGTGTTGCAGAAGAGCAACTGGGAATTCCAGCACTGTTGGATGCAGAAGACATGGTGGCTCTTAAGGTTCCTGACCGCCTCAGTATCCTGACATATGTCTCACAATACTACAACTACTTCCATGGACGCTCCCCAA TTGGAGGTATGGGAGGCATCAAGCGTCCGGCTGATGCTCCCACCGATGAGCCGTCTGGGAAGAAGAACCAGCCAGTGACATCTAAGGTGTTCCCTCCCTCTAAACCCACCAGAGAGAACAGCCCTCCACCATCCTCCAACATCACAAGGCCCGCTCCttccccaaaacaaaacagaagtaCAGCAAAG GATGTTCTGGTGGATAAATCCCATCAGACTGGGACGCTGAGTAACAAATGTGTGTCCTGTAACAAGCATGTTCACCTGGTGCAGCGACATCTAGTGGACGGGAAGCTCTATCATAGGAGCTGTGCAAA GTTACTTTCACCTACAACTGCGCCTCTTCTGAATTTGCCCACGAACACCAACATCTCCAAATTCACTCCACTCCCAGactccagtaaaaccagcacACCTGCTCCCACTCACACACCTTCCAGACTGGGACCATCATGGCTGACACAGAAACCCAGCACCCCTCCCAGCGTCTCCAGCACTGTTTCTGCTTCATCTCCTTCCCAACCTGCATCAGGTCGCTCTCCTGCTGCTAAAGAAAGTCCGACAGCTTTGGTGTCCAAACCTGCAGCTTCTCGTGACACTACCGTCACTACAACcacctccatcagcagcagacCCACTGCTGCCCCTCGGACCTCCACTACTGCCGCCAAGACACTCCAGTCTAAGCTCAAGTTCTTCCAATCGGACAAGACTGCTAACGATGAAGAGAAAAAGACCTCAGTCATCAACATAGACATAAATAAAGGTCAGAATGCAGGTGGTAAGACGCAGGAGGCCAAAGGAGGACAGGCTGTTACTGTGGTTGTAAGTGCTGTTGGGACTAGAAAAAAAGATGCGAATGAGAGCCTGGATAAAGTTGGGGATAAAGCTCAAGTAAGTGGTGTTGGTGTGAAAGTGAGTCCAAAACAAGAAGACAGTGGGACTAACAAGGCAAAAGCATCAGCAGTGGCCATCATCTCCAAGAAACTGGCTGAGGagaacaacaataataacagtaaGCCATCGTGGACAGCTGTAGCgctgaagaaaactgaaaa GCCTCAGGCTCAAGTGGAGACACCTAAGAAGGAGACGGAGGGTGTCAGAGGGAGGGTGAGGCTGAAAGCAGATCGGTCAATCCTCGAGGACTTGGTTTCTCCAGATCCCCCGAAATCTGCACCCATTCCGGCCAGCAGGACTGGACTCAGAGCCAAGACTCCAGaaagcagagacacaaagcTTCGCAGCGCATCGCCCAACACATCAG CATCAGAAAATGAGTCTCCTGCAGACTGGAGGTCGATGCTCAAGCCGGTCGCCAAAGAAACCAA ACCTGCTGGTCCTTCACAGTCGTCCACTAAACCATGTCCTAATGGAGCGGGAAAGACTTCAGAGCTCTCGGTTGGAccttcatcatcctcctctcATCTCCCCTCCCCAAGCATTTGTGTTACTCCAGCAGCATCAAAGG gAGTTCAGAATGGTCAGAAGGAGCAAACTGCAAATGGTATCAAGTCCGAGTTGAAGGTTTCCAAG ATGAAGCCAGACTACATTCCCAAAGAGGAGATCATTAAGGAGCTTCAGGGCATTGAAGATAACTTGAATGagctggagaagagaggagtCGAGCTGGAGGTGAAGCTGCGTCGCAGCGAGGAAG aggGTGACGATGACTCTCTCATGGATGAGCTCATGGTTGAGTGGTTCAACTTGATCAGGAACAAGCAGGTGGCCATGCGCCGGGAGTCTGAACTGGTCTACAT TGGAAGAACTCAGGACCTGGAGGAAGAGCAGCCCAATGTTGAGCAAGAGCTCCGGAGACTGATGGAGAAACCAG aacATTTGAAAACAGCCGgggacagaaagaaagaaaagcagctgatGGACAAACTGGTGGAGATTGTCAACGACAGAAACGCGATTGTAGATGGTCTGGACGAGGACAGACTCAG ggaggaagaggaggatgagcagctaaacatgatgatgatgaatttCAGTGAGTGtttccaccacctccacaggcCACCTGCCCCCCTCTCCGCTCTGTTCATTAGTTATCACAACCTCGGTGTCACTGCAACTTAG